TAATTTTAATTGTCAGTTTTAAGTACGTGCACTCCCAACTAATGTGGCATGGTATTTTAGTATTAAGCACTAGCAGCAGTTTGCACGATTGGGGGCCGACAGATGTGCAGTAAAGTCTCCTGCGAGTGTTGTGCATTACGGCATTACCTAAAGAAACTACCATTCTGCGGTCAACCGGAAGTGAAATGATCACGTTTAAGTCCAATTACATACACCTACAGTAAACAAACTCATGAGTCTGAGTCCATGGCCAGCTACTAGTTTTACTTTCAGACATTTGATCAAACATTCCAATTAGGGGCCAACTCAAAATTATCACATTCACTGATTAATTTCAAGATAATAGAGGGTGGTGGTAGTGATGGTGATTTTGATCGATAGATGGAGACTAACAGAAGGTGACGGTGGTTGTAGATTTTGGCGTTGGTTTTGATGCACTAGGAATACCAAAATTTAGCCGTAATGCCATTCTCATGCCGTAACAGAAGGTGTCATTGTTTTGGATGTATAATATTTTAGGGATCACTCGATTATACGGACACAAATTAAGAATAAACGAGAAATAGAGTAAGAAGTTAAGAAATTTTTTGATAAGAATTTCATTTATATATACAAGCACTAATTAATTAACACAAATAACTAAGATAAAGATCCATTTGATCTTCTTGTCTAGAATTCGTGGTTCAAGAGATCCTTTTAATTGGGACCCCAACAACCCAAATACATAACTTTTCTAAGTGATTCTTCGGATTGCTTCATTTCATGATCTCTTTTCCGATTCATCATCATGATCTGGTCTGGAATTACAGAAGAAGCTGcaactgaagaagaagttgcttgaGATATAGATGATTTGACTCTATTCTTTGTGTATTGATGGATTGATCTAAGAGCATAATTCCATCTACACATTCCAGCTTGATCTTTCAATGCTTCAACAACACCGACACTAACAGCAACCATCCAGGCTTTGCTTGCTGAACTCATCTTAATTGACTGATTAATTCTAAGTAGTATGTAGTAGCTTGTAAAAGTGATTTGCGAGGAAGTGAGTATAGTATTTCAGTTT
This genomic stretch from Papaver somniferum cultivar HN1 chromosome 5, ASM357369v1, whole genome shotgun sequence harbors:
- the LOC113278621 gene encoding uncharacterized protein LOC113278621 — its product is MSSASKAWMVAVSVGVVEALKDQAGMCRWNYALRSIHQYTKNRVKSSISQATSSSVAASSVIPDQIMMMNRKRDHEMKQSEESLRKVMYLGCWGPN